From Algoriphagus sp. NG3, the proteins below share one genomic window:
- the mfd gene encoding transcription-repair coupling factor — protein MDRKDFLSIYQSDAIFQTFAHDISHGEKLTYQLRGLSGSLDMVLFSAFFEAKGGFHLIVAQDKEEAAYLNSDLQNLLDTADHMVFPSSFKRAYQYEEIDNANVLMRSEILNLVLEEKDKSRIIITYPEAIYERVINKRSLKENTFSAKVGEQVDMEFVSEVLASYDFERTEFVYEPGQFAIRGGILDVFSFSNEHPYRLELFGKEIESIRTFDPETQLSIASVDQIALIPNVQTKLLQEVRQSFLGFLPSQTIVWIKDYQLTLDVMDECFHKASLAFDQIVQKTNNTKTVLSPGDLFDKGADFASLSSSFSRVEFGKQFYLKNAKQSTWESQPQASFNKNFDLLVAKLSENEKKGFVNILTAENDKQIDRLLGIFRELDPTLQVQSMLLGLREGFEDRQSKIACFTDHQLFERFHRYKTRDKASKSKALTIKELKSLHPGDYIVHVDYGVGRFAGLEKVDVAGKMQEAVRLIFRDDDLLYVNIHSLHKISKFSGQEGTVPSMSKLGSPDWENKKSRAKKQVKDIAKDLIALYAKRRSAKGFAFNPDSVLQIELESSFIYEDTPDQAVATQDVKSDMEKSYPMDRLVCGDVGFGKTEVAIRSAFKAVNDRKQVAVLVPTTILAMQHFQTFSERLENFPVKVEYINRFRTAKEIKEIISQVKTGEIDILVGTHRIVNKDIEFKDLGLLVIDEEQKFGVKVKDQLKNLRLNVDVLTLTATPIPRTLHFSLMGARDLSVIATPPPNRQPVTTEVQTFQEEVIRDAVSYELRRGGQVFFVHNRVGEIDSIANLIMKLVPDARVVGAHGQMDGKKLEKVMVDFIHHEYDVLVSTNIIESGLDIPNANTIIINRAHMFGMSDLHQMRGRVGRSNKKAFCYLLTQPMSGLTAEARKRMQTLEEFSDLGDGFKVAMKDLDIRGAGNLLGAEQSGFISDLGFEMYHKILDEAVQELKENEFAALFETDLAEKVKVLVQDCTIETDLELLIPEDYVGNISERLGLYSKLDTIKDEEELTKFSASLKDRFGPLPEAVIDLMETVRLRWKAEQLGIEKLVLKSGVMKCHLLPSTRDDYYSSDIFQKIMRFAQVNSKLCKIKEYKNRLILTLSNVSTISKAQVKLKEMTEA, from the coding sequence TTGGATCGCAAGGACTTTCTTTCCATTTATCAATCAGACGCCATTTTTCAGACTTTTGCGCATGATATCTCTCATGGCGAAAAGCTCACTTACCAGCTGAGGGGGCTCTCAGGGAGTTTGGATATGGTCTTGTTTTCAGCTTTTTTTGAGGCTAAGGGTGGATTTCACCTCATCGTGGCCCAGGACAAAGAGGAGGCTGCTTACCTTAATTCTGATCTTCAAAACCTGCTGGACACAGCCGATCACATGGTCTTCCCATCCAGCTTCAAGCGGGCCTATCAGTATGAGGAGATCGACAATGCCAATGTCCTGATGAGATCGGAAATCCTCAATCTTGTGCTGGAGGAGAAAGACAAATCCCGCATAATCATTACCTATCCTGAGGCCATTTACGAGCGGGTGATCAATAAGCGATCCCTTAAGGAAAATACCTTTTCGGCCAAAGTAGGAGAGCAGGTGGACATGGAGTTTGTATCCGAAGTATTGGCCAGCTATGATTTTGAGCGGACAGAGTTTGTCTATGAACCTGGGCAGTTTGCCATCCGTGGTGGGATTTTGGACGTATTTTCTTTCTCAAATGAGCATCCTTACAGACTTGAGCTTTTTGGAAAGGAAATAGAAAGCATTCGGACGTTTGACCCGGAAACACAACTTTCCATAGCCAGCGTAGATCAAATAGCCTTGATTCCCAATGTGCAGACCAAGCTTTTGCAGGAAGTTCGGCAGTCATTTTTGGGATTTTTGCCTTCACAGACTATCGTGTGGATCAAAGATTATCAGCTGACGTTGGATGTAATGGATGAGTGCTTCCACAAGGCTTCGCTGGCCTTTGATCAGATCGTCCAAAAGACCAATAACACCAAGACAGTCCTCAGTCCAGGGGATTTATTTGACAAAGGGGCTGACTTTGCCTCACTTTCTTCCAGCTTTAGCAGAGTGGAATTTGGAAAGCAGTTCTACCTGAAAAATGCCAAACAGTCGACATGGGAATCCCAGCCCCAGGCATCTTTCAACAAAAACTTTGACTTGTTGGTTGCCAAACTTTCGGAGAATGAAAAGAAAGGGTTTGTCAATATACTGACCGCGGAAAATGACAAGCAAATTGACAGGTTGCTGGGAATATTCAGAGAATTGGATCCTACGCTTCAGGTTCAATCCATGCTATTGGGTTTGCGGGAAGGTTTTGAAGACAGGCAATCCAAAATCGCCTGCTTTACGGATCATCAGCTGTTTGAGCGTTTCCATCGCTACAAGACCCGGGATAAGGCCAGTAAATCCAAAGCGCTTACCATCAAGGAATTAAAATCCCTTCACCCAGGGGATTATATTGTACACGTCGATTATGGAGTGGGGCGCTTTGCGGGTTTGGAAAAAGTAGATGTGGCCGGCAAAATGCAGGAGGCTGTTCGTCTGATTTTCAGGGATGATGATTTGCTCTACGTGAATATTCACTCGCTGCACAAAATCTCGAAGTTTTCGGGACAAGAAGGTACTGTTCCTTCCATGTCCAAGCTGGGTTCCCCAGACTGGGAAAACAAGAAGTCACGGGCAAAAAAGCAGGTCAAAGATATAGCAAAAGATCTGATCGCATTATATGCCAAACGAAGATCGGCCAAGGGTTTCGCATTTAATCCAGATTCTGTTTTGCAAATTGAGCTGGAGTCGTCTTTTATCTATGAAGATACGCCTGATCAAGCTGTTGCTACGCAGGACGTGAAGTCCGATATGGAGAAGTCCTATCCTATGGACAGGCTGGTGTGTGGAGACGTTGGGTTTGGCAAGACAGAAGTGGCTATTCGGTCTGCATTCAAAGCGGTGAATGATCGGAAGCAGGTTGCTGTGCTAGTTCCCACTACTATTCTAGCTATGCAGCACTTTCAGACCTTCAGTGAGCGGCTGGAAAATTTCCCGGTGAAAGTCGAGTACATCAACCGCTTCCGCACCGCAAAAGAGATCAAGGAAATCATCTCTCAGGTGAAAACCGGAGAGATAGATATACTCGTAGGTACCCATAGAATCGTTAATAAAGATATCGAGTTTAAGGATTTGGGGCTGTTGGTGATAGATGAGGAGCAGAAGTTTGGTGTAAAGGTGAAGGATCAGCTAAAGAATCTGCGTTTGAACGTGGATGTGTTGACTTTAACAGCAACACCGATTCCCAGAACTTTGCACTTTTCCCTGATGGGGGCGAGGGATTTGTCTGTGATAGCCACTCCTCCTCCAAACCGTCAGCCGGTGACTACTGAAGTGCAGACCTTCCAGGAAGAGGTGATCCGGGATGCGGTTTCCTACGAATTGAGAAGAGGTGGACAGGTTTTCTTCGTTCATAACCGGGTAGGTGAGATAGACTCTATCGCCAATTTGATTATGAAACTGGTTCCTGATGCCCGGGTAGTGGGAGCTCATGGTCAGATGGATGGGAAAAAATTGGAAAAAGTCATGGTGGATTTTATCCATCACGAATACGACGTGCTCGTTTCTACTAATATTATTGAATCTGGACTAGACATTCCAAATGCCAATACGATTATCATCAACCGCGCCCACATGTTTGGTATGAGTGATCTGCACCAGATGCGTGGACGGGTGGGAAGAAGTAATAAAAAGGCATTTTGCTACCTGCTTACCCAGCCTATGTCAGGGTTGACAGCAGAAGCCAGAAAGCGCATGCAGACCCTTGAAGAATTCTCTGACTTGGGGGACGGGTTCAAAGTGGCCATGAAGGACTTGGATATCCGTGGGGCAGGAAACCTTCTTGGGGCCGAACAGAGCGGTTTTATCAGCGATTTGGGATTTGAGATGTATCATAAAATATTGGATGAGGCTGTTCAGGAATTGAAAGAAAATGAGTTTGCGGCTTTATTTGAGACAGACTTGGCAGAGAAGGTCAAAGTATTGGTGCAGGATTGCACCATTGAGACCGATTTGGAACTGCTTATTCCAGAGGATTATGTAGGAAATATTTCTGAGCGGTTGGGACTTTATTCCAAACTGGATACCATCAAGGATGAGGAGGAATTGACGAAATTTTCAGCAAGTCTCAAAGACCGGTTCGGTCCGCTGCCAGAGGCGGTTATAGATTTGATGGAAACAGTACGTCTGCGATGGAAGGCCGAACAGCTTGGAATCGAGAAACTTGTATTGAAAAGTGGGGTTATGAAGTGCCATTTACTGCCTTCGACACGTGATGATTATTATTCCTCAGACATTTTCCAGAAAATTATGCGTTTTGCACAGGTGAACAGTAAGCTTTGCAAAATAAAAGAGTACAAGAATCGTTTGATTCTTACATTATCAAATGTTTCCACCATATCAAAGGCTCAGGTAAAGCTGAAGGAGATGACAGAAGCATGA
- a CDS encoding DoxX family protein: MNAITKIESWADRHHPQWIDFLRILLGLFILYKGVLFISNTGALMDLMANKDLQFFNLGLAHYVAFAHLVGGCLIALGLVTRFAILFQLPILFVAVFFVNIEAGFLSISNNLEFEMSLLVLILLLVFLVYGSGKFSLDNYMKEHPRW, from the coding sequence ATGAATGCTATAACTAAAATTGAATCCTGGGCTGATAGGCATCATCCCCAGTGGATAGACTTTCTCAGAATTTTGCTCGGATTGTTTATCCTGTACAAAGGCGTACTGTTTATCTCCAATACAGGTGCCTTGATGGATCTGATGGCAAATAAGGATCTGCAGTTTTTCAACCTAGGCTTGGCACATTATGTGGCATTTGCCCACTTAGTTGGTGGCTGTCTTATTGCTTTAGGCTTGGTGACCAGGTTTGCTATTCTATTCCAACTTCCCATATTATTTGTAGCGGTATTCTTCGTGAATATAGAGGCGGGATTCCTTTCTATATCCAATAATCTGGAATTTGAGATGTCTCTTCTTGTTCTGATCTTACTCCTCGTTTTCCTCGTTTATGGATCAGGCAAGTTCTCGCTGGACAATTACATGAAGGAACATCCGAGATGGTAA
- the gltX gene encoding glutamate--tRNA ligase, producing MSREVRVRFAPSPTGPLHIGGVRTALYNYLFARKMGGKFLLRIEDTDQTRFVPGAEEYIKESLEWLGISPDESPWNPGDSAPYRQSERKPSYMQYALDLVEAGHAYYAFDTSEELEAMRERLTAARVVQPQYNSITRTQMKNSLTLSQEEVKARLDSGEPYVIRVKIPRKEEVRLNDMIRGWVMVHSSTLDDKVLMKSDGMPTYHLANIVDDHLMNITHVIRGEEWLPSAPLHVLLYKFFGWEDTMPEFAHLPLLLKPDGNGKLSKRDGDKLGFPVFPLDWANAENGETAAGFREQGYLPDAFLNFLAFLGWNPGDDREIFSLEELIEAFSVERIGKAGTKFDIAKAKWFNEQYLRNKTIAELATYVIADAAAEDVTILPETAESMASLMKDRVTFPSEIWQGCKFVVVAPVAFDQDIASKKWNSDAVTLLTAYAENLEAFNGSLFDADIAKNMLGETAEAKEIKLGKAMQAVRLAVTGVGAGPDLMQIFAILGSKEVAKRIRFALATLEVIG from the coding sequence ATGAGTAGAGAAGTTCGAGTAAGATTCGCTCCGTCGCCGACTGGGCCTTTACATATAGGCGGTGTGCGTACCGCGCTTTACAATTACCTTTTTGCCCGCAAAATGGGCGGAAAATTCCTGTTGAGAATCGAGGACACTGATCAAACCCGCTTTGTGCCGGGTGCGGAGGAGTATATCAAGGAATCGCTGGAATGGCTGGGTATTTCTCCTGATGAAAGCCCATGGAATCCCGGGGACAGCGCCCCTTATAGGCAGTCTGAGCGCAAGCCAAGCTACATGCAATATGCCCTTGATTTGGTAGAGGCTGGACACGCATATTATGCTTTTGATACTTCCGAGGAACTGGAAGCCATGCGTGAGCGGCTGACCGCAGCACGTGTAGTCCAGCCACAATACAATAGCATCACCAGAACCCAGATGAAAAACTCGCTAACACTTTCCCAAGAAGAAGTGAAGGCCAGGTTGGATTCCGGTGAACCCTATGTCATCCGTGTAAAAATCCCACGGAAGGAAGAAGTACGTCTAAACGACATGATCCGCGGCTGGGTGATGGTTCACTCCTCCACCTTGGATGATAAAGTATTGATGAAATCTGACGGGATGCCTACCTATCACTTGGCAAATATTGTCGATGATCATCTGATGAATATCACGCACGTGATCCGTGGAGAGGAATGGCTTCCTTCTGCCCCATTGCACGTATTGTTATACAAGTTCTTTGGCTGGGAAGACACCATGCCTGAGTTTGCCCACTTGCCTTTGCTTCTCAAGCCAGACGGAAACGGAAAGCTTTCCAAGCGTGACGGTGACAAGCTAGGGTTTCCGGTATTCCCATTGGATTGGGCAAATGCTGAAAATGGTGAAACAGCCGCTGGATTCCGCGAGCAAGGTTATTTACCGGACGCATTTTTGAATTTCCTGGCTTTCTTGGGCTGGAACCCAGGAGATGACCGGGAGATATTCTCGTTGGAGGAATTGATCGAAGCCTTCTCTGTGGAGCGGATCGGAAAAGCAGGAACCAAGTTTGATATTGCCAAGGCAAAGTGGTTCAACGAGCAATACCTGCGTAATAAAACCATTGCCGAACTCGCTACTTATGTGATCGCCGATGCTGCTGCAGAAGATGTTACTATCTTACCCGAAACAGCTGAGTCAATGGCCTCCTTAATGAAAGACCGGGTGACTTTCCCATCTGAAATCTGGCAGGGCTGCAAATTTGTCGTTGTAGCCCCTGTGGCATTTGATCAGGATATTGCTTCCAAAAAATGGAATTCAGATGCAGTAACCCTATTGACGGCTTATGCAGAAAATCTAGAAGCATTCAATGGCAGCCTATTTGATGCTGATATTGCCAAGAATATGCTAGGTGAAACTGCAGAAGCTAAGGAAATAAAATTGGGTAAAGCCATGCAGGCAGTACGTCTGGCAGTGACAGGCGTAGGAGCTGGGCCGGATTTGATGCAGATTTTTGCTATTTTAGGCAGTAAAGAAGTCGCCAAACGCATCCGATTTGCCTTAGCAACGTTGGAAGTAATAGGTTAA
- the gldJ gene encoding gliding motility lipoprotein GldJ: MRLSNKSWGMWIAAFAIVGSSILTSCNKTPGYGRRTANKPGKKSATTGAEFSFDENDSTQFFVAKKAEQIPGPNLKFIQGGRAVLGSQEQDVMAFRDNQERTVTLANFYLDETEVTNNDYREFLFNMKKNVSADSLLKLEPKDNVWAGGEMTFNDMYQSYYFRFPGFNFYPVAGVSWIQANAYSKWRTEFVQEILREDRGIDSSFTKNQLIERGVALADYRLPTEAEWEYAAKAMIGTQYMDENQEYGRIYPWDGRGVRNPYNVKRKGKQGDMLANFKRGRGDYGGIAGTQANDGDIIPTNVYDFAPNDFGLYNMAGNMNEWVQDIYRPLSYQDMDDLNPVRNSGVGDEEDTYGTSMLTDELRVYKGGSWRDVAYWLAPGTRRFMHQDSATNHIGFRCAMISIGEKGK, encoded by the coding sequence ATGCGTCTGAGTAACAAATCATGGGGAATGTGGATAGCGGCTTTTGCGATAGTAGGAAGCTCTATTTTAACCTCCTGTAATAAAACTCCTGGGTATGGCAGAAGAACTGCAAACAAGCCTGGCAAAAAAAGTGCTACCACAGGGGCAGAATTCAGTTTTGATGAAAATGATTCCACCCAATTTTTTGTAGCCAAGAAAGCGGAGCAGATTCCAGGGCCGAATTTGAAATTTATCCAGGGAGGAAGAGCAGTGTTGGGCTCACAGGAACAGGATGTGATGGCATTCCGTGATAATCAGGAAAGGACAGTCACTCTTGCAAACTTTTATCTGGACGAAACTGAGGTGACCAATAACGATTACCGGGAGTTTCTTTTCAATATGAAGAAGAATGTGAGTGCAGATTCATTGCTTAAGCTTGAGCCAAAAGATAATGTGTGGGCTGGCGGTGAGATGACCTTCAACGACATGTACCAGTCATATTATTTCAGATTTCCTGGTTTTAATTTCTATCCGGTAGCTGGGGTGTCTTGGATCCAAGCAAATGCTTATTCTAAATGGAGAACAGAATTTGTACAGGAAATACTTAGAGAAGATAGGGGTATAGATTCTTCCTTTACTAAAAACCAGCTGATCGAAAGAGGTGTAGCTCTGGCAGATTACAGACTGCCTACGGAGGCTGAATGGGAATATGCTGCAAAAGCGATGATTGGAACCCAATACATGGACGAAAATCAGGAGTATGGTAGGATCTATCCGTGGGATGGCAGAGGCGTAAGAAATCCATACAATGTAAAGAGAAAAGGCAAGCAGGGCGATATGCTGGCTAACTTCAAAAGAGGACGCGGTGATTACGGCGGAATAGCAGGAACTCAAGCAAATGATGGAGATATCATTCCTACAAACGTTTACGATTTTGCGCCAAATGATTTTGGTCTTTACAATATGGCAGGTAATATGAACGAATGGGTTCAGGATATCTACCGTCCACTTTCCTATCAGGATATGGATGACCTCAACCCGGTCAGAAATTCAGGAGTAGGTGATGAGGAAGATACCTACGGGACTTCTATGCTTACAGATGAGTTGAGAGTTTACAAAGGTGGATCATGGAGAGACGTTGCTTACTGGCTCGCTCCTGGTACCAGAAGATTTATGCATCAGGATTCTGCGACTAACCATATTGGTTTTAGATGTGCGATGATCTCTATCGGAGAGAAAGGCAAGTAA
- a CDS encoding mucoidy inhibitor MuiA family protein gives MIKQLFLLAFAFLPVLGFCQEIKESTFTSEIQEVTVFLTGAQIFETASGQLSTGESYIVIKGLSPYVDEKSIQVRGSGDFIIQGVNKRLDYLSEQRFSEKVNALQDSVSAIQQNMDKERGRLDVLKEKTSLLNANKNIGGTQNGSSLSELKQAMDFYDAELMKIKSEELNIQASLQREEENINKLLNQISAMQLSANEATSEIRIRVKSEVAGNADLEINYLVANAGWYPKYDVRVKNVSSPLSLTYKAEVYQNTGVDWKDVKLRFSNGNPNQGGQIPELEKWELNFARLTTFNPRTQNFGSVSGRIVSGADGSPIPGASVAVTGTSIGTVSDSEGNYSLTLPSGATYLNVNFIGFQASEVAITSSTMNISLQEDTYALQEMVVVGYGAQEKKTMTGANVRIRGANSLDAAPAPALQTSVVENQTTVEIEVAEPYSIKSNGEKTLVDLKNYQVDASYRYSVVPKLDNDAFLIAEISDWSKYSLLEGESNLYFEDGFVGRSILNGSSLQDTLEISMGRDRSIVIQREKNDEFSRKRAIGSNITESREYKIIVKNNKSQSVTIDVTDQLPVSVNSDISVQALALSGGSLDPQTGKITWSLSLPPGAQQELKLQYEVKYPKREKVILD, from the coding sequence ATGATAAAACAACTCTTTTTACTCGCTTTCGCTTTTCTCCCTGTTTTGGGTTTTTGCCAGGAAATCAAGGAATCTACCTTCACATCCGAAATTCAGGAAGTGACCGTATTTCTCACAGGTGCACAAATTTTCGAAACTGCTTCTGGGCAGCTCTCCACAGGAGAATCCTATATTGTGATCAAGGGACTTTCCCCTTATGTGGATGAAAAAAGCATCCAGGTAAGAGGCTCTGGAGATTTCATTATCCAAGGAGTTAATAAGCGCTTGGATTACCTTTCCGAGCAGAGGTTTTCTGAAAAAGTGAATGCTCTTCAGGATTCTGTTTCAGCAATTCAACAAAACATGGATAAAGAGCGGGGACGATTGGACGTACTGAAGGAAAAAACAAGTTTGCTAAATGCGAATAAAAATATAGGGGGAACTCAGAATGGATCTAGCCTTTCAGAATTGAAGCAGGCTATGGATTTTTACGATGCAGAACTGATGAAAATCAAGTCAGAAGAACTGAATATCCAAGCTAGCCTACAGAGAGAAGAGGAAAATATCAATAAGCTTTTGAACCAAATCTCGGCGATGCAGCTGTCAGCTAACGAAGCCACGTCTGAAATAAGAATACGGGTAAAATCCGAGGTGGCCGGAAATGCTGACCTTGAAATAAACTATCTGGTCGCTAATGCAGGCTGGTATCCAAAATATGATGTGCGGGTGAAGAATGTCAGTTCCCCACTTTCACTTACCTATAAGGCAGAAGTCTATCAGAACACAGGGGTGGATTGGAAAGATGTCAAACTCAGGTTTTCCAATGGCAACCCTAATCAAGGAGGTCAAATCCCCGAATTGGAAAAGTGGGAGCTGAATTTTGCCAGATTGACCACCTTCAATCCCCGTACCCAAAACTTTGGATCTGTCTCTGGGCGGATTGTCAGCGGTGCGGATGGTAGCCCCATTCCAGGGGCAAGTGTAGCGGTTACTGGCACATCTATAGGTACGGTTTCTGATTCAGAAGGAAATTACTCACTGACCCTTCCTTCTGGCGCAACATATCTAAATGTGAACTTTATCGGTTTTCAGGCTAGTGAGGTGGCAATTACTTCATCTACCATGAATATTTCGCTGCAAGAGGATACTTATGCTTTGCAAGAGATGGTCGTGGTTGGTTATGGCGCCCAGGAGAAGAAAACAATGACCGGAGCAAATGTCCGTATAAGAGGAGCAAATTCTTTGGATGCAGCCCCAGCTCCTGCTTTACAAACCTCTGTTGTGGAAAACCAGACCACCGTAGAAATCGAGGTTGCTGAACCTTACTCTATCAAATCCAATGGGGAGAAAACTTTGGTTGATCTCAAAAACTACCAAGTGGATGCTTCCTATCGTTATTCTGTAGTTCCAAAGCTGGATAACGACGCGTTTCTGATCGCCGAAATCTCGGACTGGAGCAAATACAGTCTGCTCGAAGGGGAAAGTAATCTGTACTTTGAAGATGGATTTGTGGGGAGATCGATTTTAAACGGTTCTTCCCTTCAGGATACACTGGAGATCTCTATGGGTCGGGATAGGAGCATTGTCATCCAGCGGGAGAAAAATGATGAGTTCTCCAGGAAAAGGGCAATTGGATCTAATATCACCGAAAGCAGAGAGTACAAAATCATTGTCAAAAACAACAAATCTCAGTCCGTGACAATAGATGTGACAGACCAGCTGCCCGTCTCTGTCAATTCAGATATTTCTGTCCAGGCTTTAGCGCTTTCTGGAGGGAGCTTGGATCCCCAAACAGGAAAGATAACTTGGTCTCTATCACTGCCACCTGGTGCTCAGCAAGAGCTCAAACTCCAGTATGAGGTAAAATATCCGAAGCGGGAAAAAGTTATTTTGGATTAA
- a CDS encoding type 1 glutamine amidotransferase domain-containing protein, with the protein MSLLKDVRVAILATNGFEESELVEPKRALEKEGAEVLLISPENDEIKGWKDKNWSDKIKVDARVDQVSASDFDSLLIPGGVINPDLLRRDQASVDFVKSFFEDHKPVAAICHGPQMLIEAEVVKGRTLTSFAAIRKDLENAGAKWVDEEVVVDNGLVTSRSPKDLPAFNKKMVEEFREGKHAGQTA; encoded by the coding sequence ATGAGTTTATTAAAAGATGTAAGAGTCGCTATTTTGGCTACGAATGGATTTGAAGAATCCGAGCTTGTAGAACCTAAACGTGCGCTGGAGAAGGAAGGGGCTGAGGTGCTGCTGATATCTCCCGAGAATGATGAGATCAAGGGCTGGAAAGATAAAAATTGGAGTGATAAGATAAAAGTTGATGCCCGTGTGGATCAAGTAAGTGCTTCAGACTTTGATTCTCTTTTAATCCCCGGAGGGGTGATCAACCCTGATTTGCTGAGAAGAGATCAGGCTTCAGTGGATTTCGTGAAGAGCTTTTTTGAAGACCACAAACCAGTAGCGGCAATCTGTCATGGCCCCCAGATGCTTATCGAAGCGGAAGTGGTCAAAGGCAGGACCCTGACTTCATTTGCTGCAATTAGAAAGGATCTGGAAAATGCAGGGGCAAAGTGGGTTGATGAAGAAGTCGTCGTAGATAATGGCTTGGTCACTTCCCGAAGTCCTAAAGATTTACCCGCCTTCAACAAGAAAATGGTGGAGGAATTCCGGGAAGGAAAGCATGCAGGACAAACTGCCTAA
- a CDS encoding SH3 domain-containing protein has product MESKNGFLKMDIDEFASWIQSQRIARTILTIQQHHTWSPDYSHFNGRNHFERQLAMKNYHVRNNGWSDIGQHFTSFPDGTIVTGRSLEATPACIFGANRDSICIEHLGNFDINGDTMTSEHRLAIVQMTAALCDKFRLPVNTFSIIYHHWFDLSTGKRNNGTGGNKSCPGSNFFGGNKVDDCTSNFLPLVEQHLQRQILPHIPAGIEKYVVVTANSLNIRTGPQGTAPKVSDREAAQLGAVLRIYEESNGWLKISNSQSHWVYGKYTTEVKRATINANVLRVRSGPGTGYSVVDNLMKSEEVFISQERNGWCKLSLEEKWVSKNYLEFW; this is encoded by the coding sequence ATGGAAAGCAAAAACGGTTTTTTGAAAATGGATATCGATGAATTTGCATCTTGGATTCAGTCCCAGCGCATCGCCAGAACTATACTCACTATACAGCAGCATCACACCTGGAGTCCTGATTACAGCCATTTCAATGGTAGAAATCATTTTGAAAGGCAATTGGCGATGAAAAACTACCATGTAAGAAACAACGGCTGGAGTGACATTGGACAGCATTTTACCAGTTTTCCAGATGGTACTATTGTCACGGGCAGATCATTGGAGGCTACACCGGCATGTATTTTTGGTGCAAACCGTGATTCTATCTGCATAGAGCATCTTGGTAATTTTGATATCAATGGAGATACCATGACCAGCGAGCACAGATTAGCCATTGTTCAGATGACTGCTGCGCTTTGTGATAAGTTCAGACTGCCTGTGAATACCTTTAGCATCATTTACCATCATTGGTTCGATTTGAGCACCGGGAAGAGAAATAATGGCACTGGCGGAAATAAGTCCTGTCCTGGTTCCAATTTCTTTGGAGGAAACAAAGTGGATGACTGCACTTCCAATTTTCTTCCCTTAGTGGAGCAGCATCTTCAAAGGCAGATTTTACCACATATTCCAGCTGGAATTGAGAAATACGTTGTAGTGACTGCCAATTCCTTGAATATCCGTACTGGACCTCAGGGGACAGCTCCCAAAGTTTCGGATAGAGAAGCCGCCCAATTAGGAGCTGTTTTGAGAATTTATGAGGAATCAAATGGCTGGCTTAAAATCTCAAACAGCCAGTCTCATTGGGTATATGGCAAATACACTACAGAAGTCAAAAGAGCTACAATCAATGCGAATGTGCTTCGTGTAAGGAGTGGTCCAGGTACCGGGTACAGTGTAGTGGATAATTTGATGAAATCCGAAGAAGTCTTTATCTCCCAAGAGCGGAATGGATGGTGCAAATTGAGCCTGGAAGAAAAATGGGTAAGTAAAAATTACCTTGAGTTCTGGTAA
- a CDS encoding DUF1684 domain-containing protein gives MKHIGLITLIFIWAIHSLFAQDDYRSAIIDFQQELNEEYKDPEKSPLPAKEMKKFKSHDFYPIDEKYRVTASFEKLPAPSLFQMKTTANTLSDYDVYGIATFTLGDKEYRLTIYQSHRLRTQEKYKDYLFLPFTDQTNGDETYGGGRYMGLTIPEGDSIELDFNKAYNPYCAYASNYACPIPPKENDLEIAIKAGVKSPK, from the coding sequence ATGAAACACATTGGCTTGATTACACTTATTTTTATCTGGGCTATTCATTCCTTATTCGCACAGGATGATTATAGATCCGCCATAATAGACTTCCAGCAAGAACTGAATGAGGAATATAAAGACCCGGAGAAATCCCCTCTTCCAGCCAAGGAGATGAAGAAATTCAAGAGCCATGATTTTTATCCGATAGATGAAAAGTACCGTGTGACTGCCAGCTTTGAAAAGCTCCCTGCGCCAAGCTTATTCCAAATGAAAACAACAGCCAATACACTAAGTGACTACGATGTGTATGGAATTGCCACATTCACTCTTGGGGACAAGGAGTATCGGCTCACAATATATCAAAGTCACCGGCTAAGGACTCAGGAGAAGTACAAAGACTATCTATTCCTTCCTTTCACCGATCAAACCAATGGAGATGAAACGTATGGAGGAGGAAGATACATGGGCTTGACAATTCCGGAAGGCGACTCCATAGAGTTGGATTTCAACAAGGCCTACAATCCTTATTGTGCGTATGCGAGTAACTATGCATGTCCCATACCTCCCAAGGAAAACGACCTGGAGATAGCTATTAAAGCTGGGGTAAAATCACCCAAATAG